In the genome of Candidatus Dormiibacterota bacterium, one region contains:
- a CDS encoding SDR family NAD(P)-dependent oxidoreductase: protein MDLGLGGTVALVTAASRGIGRAIAEEFAREGAAVAICARGAAGLETAVTELRAHGVDALGVEADVATAAGVERVVAAAVEHFGRIDCLVNNAGDAWFGRGLDTADDDWRSCLDINLHSAVRFTRGVVPHMRRRGRGRIVNVSAVGAHSPIPGLVDYEAAKAAMLCFSKSMANELAGYGILVNAVCPALIRTPLWDRLADSRIPDAGATREEVFTTFARLLPVGRFGTVEDVAGLVIFLASERAGFITGVAYNVDGGYTRSIC from the coding sequence ATGGACCTGGGACTCGGAGGTACGGTCGCGCTCGTCACCGCCGCGAGCCGGGGGATCGGCAGGGCGATCGCGGAGGAGTTCGCCCGCGAGGGTGCCGCCGTCGCCATCTGCGCCCGCGGTGCCGCGGGCCTGGAGACCGCGGTGACGGAGCTGCGTGCCCACGGGGTGGACGCGCTCGGCGTCGAGGCCGACGTCGCCACCGCCGCCGGTGTGGAGCGGGTCGTGGCCGCCGCCGTCGAGCACTTCGGGCGCATCGACTGCCTGGTGAACAACGCCGGCGACGCCTGGTTCGGCCGCGGGCTCGACACCGCCGACGACGACTGGCGGTCCTGCCTCGACATCAACCTGCACAGCGCGGTGCGGTTCACCCGCGGGGTGGTGCCGCACATGCGCCGCCGGGGACGCGGCCGGATCGTCAACGTCTCCGCGGTCGGGGCCCACTCCCCCATCCCCGGGCTGGTCGACTACGAGGCGGCGAAGGCGGCGATGCTCTGCTTCTCGAAGTCGATGGCCAATGAGCTCGCCGGATACGGCATCCTGGTGAACGCAGTCTGCCCGGCGCTGATCCGCACCCCGCTCTGGGACCGGCTCGCCGACTCCCGCATCCCCGACGCGGGTGCCACCCGCGAGGAGGTCTTCACCACCTTCGCGCGGCTCCTGCCGGTGGGGCGCTTCGGCACCGTGGAGGACGTCGCCGGGCTGGTGATCTTCCTCGCCTCCGAGCGGGCGGGGTTCATCACCGGCGTGGCCTACAACGTCGACGGGGGCTACACCCGGTCGATCTGCTGA